One segment of Microcoleus sp. FACHB-831 DNA contains the following:
- a CDS encoding M20 family metallopeptidase → MLTRIKDLAQNLAPRLIEIRRHIHAHPELSGAEYQTSAYVAGVLSSCGLHVKESVGRTGVLGELIGQGSDERLLGIRTDMDALPIQERTSLEFTSRSPGIMHACGHDVHTTVGLGTAMVLSQLGEALPGNIRFLFQPAEEIAQGASWMVQDGAMDKVSAIVSLHVFPSIPAGSVGIRYGALTAAADDLEIIITGESGHGARPHEAIDAIWIAAQVITTLQQAISRTQNPLRPVVLTIGKIEGGRAPNVIADHVRLVGTVRSLHPQTHANLPQWIEQIVAGICNSYGAGYQVNYKRGVPSVQNDAALTQLLESAAKEAWGCDRVEILLEPSLGAEDFSLYLQHAPGMMFRLGVGYKDKLNYPLHHPQFEVDETAIVTGVVTLAYAAYQYWQQS, encoded by the coding sequence ATGCTGACCCGTATCAAAGACTTAGCTCAAAATCTAGCGCCGCGCCTGATTGAAATTCGCCGCCACATCCACGCTCACCCAGAACTCAGCGGTGCTGAGTACCAAACATCAGCCTACGTTGCAGGCGTGCTGTCATCCTGCGGACTCCACGTAAAAGAATCAGTTGGTAGAACTGGCGTACTTGGGGAATTAATTGGCCAAGGCAGCGACGAGCGCCTTCTGGGGATTCGCACAGATATGGATGCGCTCCCAATTCAGGAGCGTACAAGTCTGGAGTTTACCTCCCGAAGTCCTGGAATCATGCACGCTTGCGGTCACGATGTCCACACAACCGTTGGTTTAGGCACGGCGATGGTACTATCGCAATTGGGAGAAGCTTTACCCGGAAATATCCGCTTCTTGTTCCAACCAGCAGAAGAAATTGCCCAAGGTGCTAGCTGGATGGTGCAAGATGGAGCGATGGATAAAGTGAGCGCGATCGTCAGCCTCCACGTTTTTCCTTCTATTCCAGCAGGATCGGTGGGAATACGCTACGGCGCTCTAACGGCGGCAGCCGATGACCTGGAAATTATCATAACCGGAGAATCGGGGCACGGGGCGCGTCCCCATGAGGCGATTGATGCAATTTGGATTGCCGCGCAGGTGATTACAACTCTTCAGCAAGCAATTAGCCGGACGCAGAATCCGTTACGACCTGTTGTGCTAACGATTGGGAAAATTGAAGGGGGTAGAGCGCCAAATGTGATTGCAGATCATGTGCGATTGGTCGGTACGGTGCGATCGCTCCATCCACAAACCCATGCCAATTTACCACAATGGATCGAGCAGATTGTCGCTGGTATCTGCAACTCCTACGGTGCTGGCTACCAAGTAAACTATAAGCGCGGAGTGCCATCGGTGCAAAATGACGCCGCGCTGACACAGTTACTCGAAAGTGCTGCCAAAGAAGCTTGGGGGTGCGATCGCGTGGAAATTTTACTCGAACCTTCCCTCGGTGCTGAAGATTTTTCTCTGTATCTGCAACACGCTCCAGGTATGATGTTCCGTCTGGGAGTTGGTTACAAGGACAAACTAAACTATCCCCTGCACCATCCGCAATTTGAGGTGGATGAAACCGCAATTGTTACTGGTGTCGTCACCCTCGCTTATGCTGCCTACCAATATTGGCAGCAGAGCTAA
- a CDS encoding type IV pilin-like G/H family protein, producing the protein MTEPLDQDDFTQEPVANTSKSSKVPSWVAGASGCGCLSFFIISLIGAISLPTFLTSSNKAKQSEARIYIGSMNKRQQAYRTEKPTFANSIRDLQVEVSPETKNYTYKIVPQYDKSKSVMMTAAAKTSGLKSYTGAVFAIKKGNEVTTVTVICESDAVSTAATLRATNTPPAMPATPKDELTPIECPAGSRSLTR; encoded by the coding sequence ATGACAGAACCATTAGACCAGGATGATTTCACACAAGAACCAGTCGCCAATACATCAAAGAGTTCAAAGGTTCCGAGTTGGGTTGCAGGGGCTTCAGGTTGCGGCTGTTTAAGTTTTTTCATAATTTCGCTTATTGGCGCGATCTCTTTGCCGACTTTTCTCACTTCATCCAATAAAGCAAAGCAATCGGAAGCAAGAATATATATAGGTTCTATGAACAAAAGGCAGCAAGCTTACCGGACAGAGAAACCTACATTTGCCAATTCCATCCGGGACTTGCAGGTAGAAGTCAGCCCCGAAACCAAAAATTATACCTACAAAATAGTGCCTCAATACGATAAGTCCAAAAGCGTGATGATGACAGCTGCGGCGAAGACTTCAGGTTTGAAAAGCTACACGGGTGCTGTCTTTGCCATCAAAAAGGGCAATGAAGTTACTACCGTTACAGTTATTTGTGAAAGCGATGCTGTTAGCACAGCCGCTACGCTACGCGCCACTAACACACCCCCAGCGATGCCAGCTACTCCCAAAGACGAATTAACTCCAATTGAGTGTCCCGCAGGTTCCCGCTCGCTGACTCGTTAG
- a CDS encoding ATP-binding sensor histidine kinase: protein MQPLAGYILEDKIHESAKTVVYRGHRDSDETPVVIKLLNTAYPTLSELIRLRNQYTIAKNLNLSGIIKPLSLENYHNGFALVLEDFGGKSLKDYITFYKLTLTEFLKLAIQIAEALEGLVLNRIIHKDIKPHNILINPQTFEVKITDFSISSLLPKEQASIINPNRLEGSLAYISPEQTGRMNRGIDYRSDFYSLGVTFYEMLTGQLPFTTSDPMELVHCHIALQPMPPRFVNSAIPSVVSDIVMKLMAKTAEERYQSARGLKADLETCLSQLENKGKIERFVLGRRDISEKFHIPEKLYGRQAEIDTLMAAFERVSLGSTEMMLVAGYSGIGKSALVHEVHKPIVRQRGYFISGKFDQFKRNIPFASLVQAFRDLIQQLLTETKVDIAIWHKKLTTALGSNGQVIIDVIPEVEKIVGQQPPVQELGPTESQNRFNLVFQNFIRVFTQAEHPLVLFLDDLQWADSASLKLIQLLMTDPDTKYLFFIGAYRDNEVSPVHPTMLTLDEIKKTGATVNKIVLHSLGQSDVNSLIADALSCPQEQSKLLSELVFQKTEGNPFFATQFLTSLYNDELLSYDCDRGYWQCDLAKVKALAVSDNVVEFMAAQLQKLPIHAQGVLKLAACIGHKFDLETLSIVYEKSPTETAADLWRALQSGLILPCSDIYKFFHADTIQDGWSLEEQRPTSNGQLTVSYKFLHDRVQQAAYSLIPEADKKATHLKIGQLLLKNTKSVDLEENIFDLVNQLNIGSELLANKSEKNNLASLNLIAGRKAKLATAYEPAVRYLNSGLDLLAADSWTDNYELTLQLYVAAVEAEYLNINFEKAKQLSEEVLRYAKDILDGVKVYELQILFYVAQNQPREAISTARSVLKMLGISIPTEEEEINICATNLKNELSWSVKRIEDLANLPVMTDPYQLATMRILMSTLAPAYQADPLLLQLIACTMVKRSIQYGNSPQAIPGYGYYGVLLCGVYDDLDSGYRFGQLTVKVWEQFNVPELKVKAINLFNSFVRYWKDHVKDTIEPLRESVQSGIEAGDLEYAFYNAVHHGNHLFFIGEPLESLNLKLAQYIEMTEKLKLELHISWFKIWRQRVLNLLGQSEDPCQLVGESFNELEVLPIWEKENSALLVFSLYCCKTMLMYLFQEYKGAVEAAKLGEKYEQGGTGLIYVPEHNFYYSLALLAHYDDADVETKKHYLEKVQSNQEKMAKWSNNAPMNFQHKYDLVEAEKSRILGQNHKAQVLYDRAISGASKAGYIQEEGLGNELAAKFYLSISREKIGQVYMTDAYYAYIRWGAIAKAQDLEKQYPQYLHKTSKQDIPDYLNAFNTIETISIKSTHTTSPTTTGESSVLDLTTVMKASLALSEEILLDKLLESLMKVILENAGAQKGCLIMEKAGKLVIEAIGSINRDDVAVLQSIPIEDSCLLPVTIINYVEITQSNLVLKNALKEPLFKHDPYINKFEPKSILCSPIIYKGKRQAILYLENNLSTGVFTEDRLQVLKLLSSQAAISLENALLYHNLQSANEALQHSEAQLQQKATQLEQSLHSLQQTQIQLIQSEKMSSLGQLIAGVAHEINNPVGFITGNISHAEAYVNDMINLLNLYAEKFPNPGSEIEEEIETIDLEYLKEDLPHLICSLKGGTERIRNISTSLRTFSRSDTTSKVQFNLHDGIDSTLLILKHRLKANGSRPAIEVIKEYGCLPEVKCLPGQINQVFMNIIANAIDALEESNIGRSFEEIMRSPNKISIRTEIKPGDRSVVIRIKDNGPGMSESIQKRVFDHLFTTKPVGSGTGLGLSISHQIVVEKHGGKLSCISAPGVGAEFAIELPL from the coding sequence ATGCAACCACTTGCCGGATATATTCTAGAGGACAAAATTCATGAAAGTGCCAAGACAGTAGTCTATCGCGGTCATCGCGACTCGGATGAAACACCAGTTGTTATTAAACTTCTAAATACTGCCTATCCTACACTCAGCGAACTTATCCGTTTGAGGAATCAATATACAATTGCCAAGAATTTAAATTTATCTGGTATTATCAAACCCTTGAGCTTGGAAAACTATCACAATGGGTTTGCGCTAGTATTAGAAGACTTTGGCGGCAAATCTTTAAAAGATTATATTACCTTTTATAAACTAACCTTAACTGAGTTTTTGAAACTAGCCATTCAGATAGCGGAAGCTTTAGAAGGACTGGTTTTAAATCGCATTATTCATAAAGATATAAAACCACACAACATCCTAATTAATCCCCAAACTTTTGAGGTAAAAATTACTGATTTTAGCATTTCTTCTCTACTACCTAAAGAACAAGCCAGCATAATTAACCCAAACCGACTTGAAGGCTCTTTAGCTTACATATCACCCGAACAGACTGGGAGAATGAATCGGGGCATTGATTATCGCAGCGATTTCTACTCTTTAGGAGTAACATTCTATGAAATGTTAACAGGTCAGCTGCCATTTACTACCAGCGATCCGATGGAATTAGTCCACTGTCACATTGCTCTTCAGCCGATGCCACCAAGATTTGTAAATTCCGCAATTCCTAGTGTGGTTTCGGATATTGTAATGAAATTAATGGCTAAAACTGCTGAAGAAAGATATCAGAGTGCCAGAGGTTTAAAAGCCGACTTAGAAACTTGCCTGAGTCAGCTAGAAAATAAGGGGAAGATTGAAAGATTTGTTCTGGGAAGGCGGGATATTTCTGAGAAATTCCACATACCTGAAAAGTTATATGGAAGGCAAGCAGAAATTGATACCTTGATGGCGGCTTTTGAGAGGGTAAGCCTGGGTAGCACGGAAATGATGTTAGTAGCTGGTTACTCTGGCATCGGGAAATCAGCCTTAGTCCATGAAGTTCATAAACCGATTGTAAGACAGCGCGGATATTTTATTTCCGGCAAATTTGACCAATTTAAACGAAATATTCCCTTCGCGTCTCTTGTCCAGGCATTCCGCGACTTAATACAGCAATTATTGACAGAAACTAAAGTTGATATTGCTATTTGGCACAAGAAACTTACCACAGCATTAGGCAGTAATGGTCAGGTAATTATCGATGTTATTCCTGAAGTTGAAAAAATCGTTGGTCAACAGCCTCCGGTGCAGGAACTGGGACCAACCGAATCGCAAAATAGATTTAATTTAGTATTTCAAAACTTTATCCGGGTGTTTACTCAAGCTGAACATCCGTTGGTTTTATTCCTGGATGACTTGCAATGGGCTGATTCAGCTTCCCTGAAGTTGATTCAGCTACTTATGACTGACCCCGATACAAAATACTTATTTTTTATTGGCGCTTATCGAGATAACGAAGTCAGTCCAGTTCATCCAACGATGCTGACTTTAGATGAAATTAAAAAAACGGGCGCTACAGTCAATAAAATTGTTTTGCATTCTTTAGGTCAAAGCGATGTAAATAGCTTAATAGCTGATGCCCTAAGCTGTCCGCAAGAACAATCAAAGCTACTTTCTGAACTGGTGTTTCAGAAGACAGAAGGCAATCCATTTTTTGCGACTCAGTTTTTAACGTCTCTGTATAATGACGAGCTGTTATCTTATGACTGCGATCGCGGCTATTGGCAGTGCGATCTTGCCAAAGTAAAAGCCTTAGCAGTTTCTGATAATGTAGTCGAGTTCATGGCTGCTCAATTGCAAAAATTGCCAATTCATGCACAAGGGGTATTAAAACTTGCTGCTTGTATTGGTCATAAATTCGACTTGGAAACATTATCGATTGTTTATGAAAAATCTCCTACTGAAACCGCTGCTGATTTGTGGAGAGCATTGCAATCAGGCTTAATCTTACCTTGCTCTGACATTTACAAGTTCTTTCATGCAGATACAATCCAAGATGGGTGGTCGCTAGAAGAACAACGGCCAACTAGCAATGGACAACTGACAGTTTCCTATAAATTTTTACACGATCGGGTACAGCAAGCAGCTTATTCTCTTATCCCAGAAGCCGATAAAAAAGCTACTCACCTAAAGATTGGTCAGCTTTTACTAAAAAACACTAAATCTGTTGATTTAGAAGAAAATATATTCGATTTGGTCAATCAACTAAATATCGGCAGTGAATTGCTAGCAAATAAGTCAGAAAAAAATAACCTGGCTTCTCTAAATTTAATAGCAGGTAGGAAAGCAAAGTTAGCGACAGCTTATGAACCCGCTGTCAGATATTTGAATAGTGGTCTGGATCTACTTGCGGCTGATAGCTGGACTGATAATTATGAATTAACACTACAACTCTATGTGGCAGCAGTAGAAGCAGAATACTTAAACATTAATTTTGAAAAGGCCAAGCAACTATCTGAAGAAGTATTGCGATACGCCAAAGATATCCTAGATGGGGTCAAAGTTTATGAGCTACAAATCCTGTTTTATGTAGCTCAAAACCAGCCGCGCGAAGCAATATCAACGGCTAGGTCAGTTCTTAAAATGCTAGGTATATCTATACCTACAGAAGAAGAGGAAATAAATATTTGCGCTACTAATTTGAAAAACGAGTTAAGTTGGAGTGTCAAACGAATCGAAGATCTAGCTAACTTACCAGTAATGACCGACCCTTATCAACTGGCAACAATGCGAATTCTTATGAGTACGTTAGCTCCAGCTTATCAGGCCGACCCTCTATTGTTGCAACTAATTGCTTGCACAATGGTCAAGCGTTCTATTCAATATGGAAATTCGCCCCAAGCTATTCCTGGCTATGGGTATTATGGGGTTTTGTTATGCGGAGTTTATGACGATTTAGACTCAGGATATCGATTTGGGCAACTAACTGTAAAGGTATGGGAGCAATTTAATGTTCCTGAACTTAAAGTTAAAGCAATAAATCTATTTAACTCGTTTGTAAGATACTGGAAAGACCATGTTAAAGACACTATTGAACCTTTGCGTGAATCGGTGCAAAGCGGAATTGAAGCTGGGGATTTAGAATATGCCTTTTATAATGCTGTCCATCATGGAAACCACCTATTTTTTATTGGGGAACCGCTAGAATCTCTTAATCTAAAGCTGGCGCAATATATAGAAATGACGGAAAAGCTCAAACTAGAGCTTCATATTTCTTGGTTCAAAATATGGAGACAGAGGGTTTTAAATCTGTTGGGTCAATCAGAAGATCCATGCCAGTTAGTAGGAGAAAGTTTTAATGAATTAGAAGTTTTGCCGATTTGGGAAAAAGAAAACTCTGCTCTTCTGGTTTTCTCCCTCTATTGTTGTAAAACTATGCTCATGTATTTGTTCCAAGAATACAAAGGGGCAGTTGAAGCGGCTAAGTTAGGAGAAAAATACGAACAAGGCGGCACGGGACTAATTTATGTGCCTGAGCATAACTTTTATTATTCTTTGGCGCTTTTAGCTCACTATGATGATGCCGATGTAGAAACCAAAAAGCACTATTTGGAGAAAGTACAGTCTAATCAGGAGAAAATGGCGAAATGGTCTAACAATGCCCCAATGAACTTTCAACATAAGTATGACTTAGTGGAAGCAGAAAAGAGTAGAATTTTGGGTCAAAATCATAAAGCTCAGGTGCTTTACGACCGCGCAATAAGCGGAGCGAGCAAGGCTGGATATATCCAAGAAGAAGGTTTAGGAAATGAACTAGCAGCCAAATTTTATTTATCTATAAGTAGAGAAAAGATTGGTCAAGTATATATGACTGATGCCTACTATGCTTATATCCGTTGGGGAGCGATCGCCAAAGCTCAAGACTTAGAAAAACAATATCCTCAGTACCTCCACAAAACTTCTAAACAGGATATTCCCGACTACTTGAATGCGTTCAATACAATAGAAACAATATCTATAAAATCCACTCATACAACTAGCCCGACTACCACAGGCGAATCCAGCGTGCTGGACTTAACAACGGTGATGAAAGCTTCCCTTGCTCTTTCTGAAGAAATTCTTCTTGATAAGTTGCTTGAGTCGCTGATGAAAGTCATCCTTGAAAATGCTGGGGCGCAAAAAGGCTGCTTGATTATGGAAAAAGCAGGCAAGCTAGTAATCGAAGCTATAGGGTCAATAAATCGTGATGATGTTGCTGTCTTACAATCTATTCCCATAGAAGATAGCTGCTTGCTACCAGTAACAATCATAAACTACGTTGAAATAACTCAATCAAATCTAGTGCTTAAAAATGCATTAAAAGAACCATTATTTAAGCACGACCCTTATATAAATAAATTTGAGCCAAAATCTATCCTGTGTTCCCCAATCATCTATAAAGGCAAACGCCAAGCAATCCTTTACTTAGAAAATAACTTGAGTACGGGAGTATTTACAGAAGATAGGTTGCAGGTTCTAAAGTTGCTGTCCTCTCAAGCTGCTATTTCTCTAGAAAATGCCTTGCTTTACCATAATTTACAAAGTGCTAACGAGGCATTGCAGCATTCCGAAGCGCAACTACAACAAAAAGCAACTCAGTTAGAACAGTCTCTGCACTCGCTCCAACAGACTCAGATACAACTAATTCAAAGTGAAAAAATGTCGAGTTTGGGTCAGTTAATAGCTGGTGTTGCCCACGAAATTAATAACCCTGTTGGCTTCATTACGGGGAATATTAGCCACGCTGAAGCATATGTAAACGACATGATTAATCTTTTAAACCTTTATGCGGAAAAATTTCCTAATCCTGGCTCTGAAATAGAGGAGGAAATAGAAACAATAGATTTAGAATATTTGAAGGAAGACCTGCCCCATCTCATTTGCTCCCTAAAAGGTGGAACCGAGCGCATCCGTAACATTAGCACTAGCTTACGCACGTTTTCACGATCTGATACTACCAGCAAGGTGCAATTCAACCTCCATGACGGCATTGATAGCACTCTGCTAATTTTGAAACATCGGCTCAAAGCAAACGGCAGCCGTCCGGCAATTGAAGTTATTAAAGAATATGGGTGTCTACCAGAGGTAAAGTGTTTACCAGGGCAAATTAACCAGGTATTTATGAATATTATTGCCAATGCGATTGATGCATTGGAAGAATCAAATATTGGGCGTTCTTTTGAAGAAATAATGCGATCGCCCAATAAAATTTCGATCCGCACTGAAATAAAACCAGGCGATCGCAGTGTAGTAATTCGGATTAAAGATAATGGCCCTGGAATGTCGGAATCGATACAAAAACGAGTGTTTGACCACTTGTTCACTACAAAACCAGTCGGTTCTGGTACTGGATTAGGCCTGTCTATCTCGCATCAGATTGTAGTGGAAAAACACGGGGGTAAGTTGAGTTGTATTTCTGCACCGGGAGTAGGAGCAGAGTTTGCGATCGAGTTGCCATTGTAG
- a CDS encoding peptide ligase PGM1-related protein, with translation MQTIDSHINEQADQFSLLQGLLRDRSPRAELFDNSNGDILVIPSLSLDQREMQKIQGVHHYEERLLFSLIRLQNPQTRLIYVTSQPLHPSVIDYYLQLLPGIPFSHARDRLLLLSTYDSSLKPLSQKILERPRLMERIRQALRLEQSYMICYNSSSWERELSVRLGVPLFACDPNLQNWGTKSGSRQIFAESGVPHPDGSSSAWDAQELAIAAAELWERQPTLQRMVVKLNEGISGEGNALLDLRPIPNMAPGNASHQERVAAMSDRFPSLRFQAKCEHWENFRNRIPELGAIVEAFIEGEEKLSPSVQGRITPDGQVEILSTHDQILGGPDGQIYLGCRFPADETYRLRLQELGLKVGMKLAEKGALERFGVDFIAVRLPDNDGIPQWDIQAIEINLRKGGTTHPFMTLKFLTNGRYDRATGLFYSQQGRAKYYIATDNLQKDRYRGLLPNDLMDIIAHHHLHFDTSTETGTVFHLMGCLSEFGKLGLTSIGDSMQHAEEIYNKVVKVLDEETKTNFKNSNVLLSQPSTPIAWNAAG, from the coding sequence ATGCAAACTATAGATTCACATATAAACGAACAGGCGGATCAATTTAGCCTTCTTCAGGGGTTACTGCGCGATCGCTCTCCTAGAGCCGAACTATTTGATAACAGCAATGGCGATATTTTGGTCATCCCCTCCCTCAGCCTCGATCAGCGAGAAATGCAGAAGATTCAAGGCGTTCATCACTATGAGGAACGACTGCTATTCTCGCTGATTCGCCTGCAAAACCCGCAAACGCGGCTAATTTATGTAACGTCCCAGCCGTTGCATCCCAGCGTTATAGATTACTATTTGCAACTGCTACCGGGAATTCCCTTTTCCCACGCACGCGATCGCCTGCTATTACTTTCAACTTACGATTCATCTCTCAAACCTCTTTCCCAAAAAATTTTAGAGCGTCCCCGCTTAATGGAACGCATTCGCCAAGCGTTGCGCCTAGAACAGTCTTATATGATTTGTTACAACTCTAGCTCTTGGGAGCGTGAGTTGTCCGTGCGGCTAGGCGTACCTTTGTTTGCTTGCGATCCCAATTTGCAGAATTGGGGAACTAAGAGCGGAAGTCGGCAAATTTTTGCAGAAAGCGGCGTTCCTCATCCCGATGGTAGTTCTAGCGCTTGGGATGCTCAAGAACTGGCGATCGCCGCAGCCGAATTATGGGAACGCCAGCCGACTTTACAGCGGATGGTCGTTAAACTCAATGAAGGTATTTCCGGCGAAGGAAATGCACTTTTAGATTTAAGACCAATTCCCAATATGGCTCCGGGAAACGCATCCCACCAAGAACGAGTAGCAGCAATGAGCGATCGCTTCCCATCTCTGCGCTTTCAAGCTAAATGCGAGCATTGGGAAAATTTCCGCAATCGCATCCCAGAGTTAGGGGCTATTGTTGAGGCATTTATTGAAGGAGAAGAGAAGCTATCTCCCAGCGTTCAAGGTCGCATTACACCAGATGGACAGGTGGAAATTCTCTCCACCCACGACCAAATTTTGGGTGGCCCGGACGGTCAAATTTATCTCGGTTGTCGCTTCCCAGCCGATGAAACTTATCGCTTGCGCTTGCAAGAATTAGGTTTAAAAGTTGGCATGAAATTGGCAGAAAAAGGGGCGTTAGAACGATTTGGTGTAGACTTTATCGCCGTTCGCCTACCCGACAATGACGGTATCCCTCAATGGGACATCCAAGCCATTGAAATTAACTTGCGTAAAGGCGGAACCACCCACCCCTTTATGACGCTCAAGTTTCTAACTAACGGTCGCTACGACCGCGCCACTGGTCTGTTTTACAGCCAGCAAGGACGAGCCAAATACTATATTGCCACTGATAATTTGCAAAAAGACAGATATCGCGGTTTGCTTCCTAACGATCTGATGGATATTATTGCTCACCATCACCTACACTTTGACACCAGCACTGAGACGGGCACTGTTTTTCATCTCATGGGTTGCCTTTCAGAATTTGGCAAGTTGGGATTAACCAGTATTGGTGATTCTATGCAACATGCAGAGGAAATTTATAACAAAGTTGTTAAAGTGCTAGATGAAGAAACTAAAACCAACTTCAAAAATTCTAATGTTTTACTATCGCAGCCGAGTACTCCTATTGCTTGGAATGCTGCGGGATAA
- a CDS encoding protein kinase, which produces MSQSVATAAYCINPDCPQPASQPWDNKFCNSCGSLLRLKNRYIPIDRLGSGGFASIYTVWDLQTQSEKVIKVLVSPSAKALELFEQEAAVMASLHHPGVPRVETDSYFQVTVGNPRTRTLPCLVMEKINGKTLENILEENPQGCREEWVRDWLKQAVEILDELHLRQIIHRDIKPSNLMLRTPPKSPSSKGGAQVGQLVAIDFGGAKQIGRLSSSGETSSTRLISPGYSPPEQIAGAGIGPTADFYALGQTMIHLLTGQYPPDMEDPATGQLKWRDKVTVSPNLASLLDDMVQVDVQRRPATATEILERVAGASSMKTVPIAPILDLSQIVTKVARIGLKWSWVAIVGLSKAFGTSTLLLIQGITTVIKASLDTVWGMLLGAIGGLVGAGVGLWLAYLSVWGARITNLVSQLLPRIFPHIDLAVQPAFLVFMLAGFGTAIGLTEAGGFGQKRRYAVASLMGILGYGLGWFIWPGLPNGDLVDRLVAWTAIAVASLILGLGLPSHQLVHSFVVAIGTFTVFAGLVSLPVWDAERILQSIFFPTNVNIWPELLSAIAFFPVLAIAIAFWLGVSSYLIVPLLRWLGWR; this is translated from the coding sequence GTGTCTCAGTCTGTTGCTACTGCTGCCTACTGCATTAATCCGGATTGTCCGCAGCCTGCGTCCCAGCCTTGGGATAACAAGTTTTGCAATAGCTGCGGGTCATTGCTGCGGCTGAAAAATCGTTATATTCCCATCGATCGTTTGGGTTCGGGGGGGTTCGCCTCCATCTACACAGTTTGGGATTTACAGACGCAATCCGAGAAAGTAATCAAAGTGTTAGTGTCACCCTCTGCAAAGGCACTAGAACTATTTGAGCAAGAGGCAGCAGTTATGGCTAGCCTGCATCACCCCGGCGTTCCCAGAGTGGAAACAGATAGTTATTTTCAAGTAACTGTGGGTAATCCTCGCACTCGCACGCTACCTTGCCTGGTAATGGAAAAAATCAACGGTAAAACGTTGGAAAATATCCTTGAAGAGAATCCCCAAGGATGTCGAGAAGAGTGGGTGCGAGATTGGCTAAAGCAGGCAGTAGAAATTTTAGACGAATTGCACTTGCGCCAGATTATTCACCGCGACATCAAACCGTCTAACTTAATGCTGCGTACCCCTCCTAAATCACCGTCTTCTAAAGGAGGGGCACAGGTAGGTCAGCTAGTAGCGATTGATTTTGGGGGGGCAAAACAAATTGGCAGACTTTCATCGAGTGGGGAGACGAGTTCGACCCGCTTGATTTCTCCAGGCTACAGTCCACCCGAACAGATTGCAGGGGCGGGAATAGGGCCAACGGCGGATTTTTACGCGCTGGGTCAGACAATGATTCATTTGCTTACGGGTCAATATCCTCCAGATATGGAAGATCCGGCAACTGGCCAGTTAAAGTGGCGCGACAAGGTGACGGTTAGCCCCAACCTAGCAAGTTTGCTGGATGACATGGTGCAGGTGGATGTACAGCGGCGACCAGCAACAGCAACGGAAATACTAGAACGGGTGGCTGGCGCTTCCTCAATGAAGACAGTGCCTATTGCGCCAATTTTAGATTTGTCGCAGATAGTCACCAAAGTAGCGCGAATCGGCTTGAAGTGGTCTTGGGTTGCGATCGTAGGATTGAGTAAAGCTTTTGGAACGAGTACGCTTTTACTTATCCAGGGCATAACCACAGTCATCAAAGCTTCCCTCGATACCGTTTGGGGAATGCTATTGGGCGCAATTGGGGGGCTTGTAGGTGCAGGCGTTGGGCTTTGGTTGGCCTATTTGTCTGTTTGGGGCGCTAGAATTACAAACTTAGTCTCTCAACTGCTGCCTCGTATTTTTCCACATATCGACCTCGCAGTGCAGCCAGCATTTCTGGTGTTTATGTTGGCTGGATTTGGCACAGCAATTGGTTTGACTGAGGCGGGTGGCTTTGGGCAAAAGCGGCGGTATGCAGTGGCCAGCCTGATGGGTATCTTGGGCTATGGTTTGGGCTGGTTTATTTGGCCGGGGTTGCCTAATGGAGATTTAGTAGATCGTTTGGTAGCATGGACTGCGATCGCGGTTGCTTCTCTAATTCTTGGTCTTGGTCTGCCCAGTCATCAATTGGTTCATTCTTTTGTTGTTGCAATTGGTACTTTTACTGTCTTTGCAGGTTTAGTTAGCCTACCAGTCTGGGACGCCGAGAGAATCCTCCAGAGTATCTTTTTCCCCACGAACGTAAACATCTGGCCAGAGTTGTTGTCTGCGATCGCTTTTTTCCCTGTTTTGGCAATTGCGATCGCCTTCTGGCTGGGCGTAAGTTCTTACCTCATCGTGCCTTTACTGCGTTGGCTGGGTTGGCGGTGA